A stretch of the uncultured Bacteroides sp. genome encodes the following:
- a CDS encoding ISL3 family transposase gives MNTSFLYHAFGVCEQECSRVRYEDKSIIFEVQTRSEKLRCPCCKSRHFIRSGSTIRRFRGVPIGHKPVFLEMKVQRLECKDCHCIRQENIHFITGKRSYTNRLARLVVELSRLGTIKDVAHFLHLSWDTVKDIQKRYLQRHYGCPDLSELEYIGIDEFAVAKGHVYKTIVVNLLTGQVVYIGDGKGADSLDVFWKKLKKSDAVIKAVATDLSPAFVSTVMTNIPEATLVFDHFHVVKLMNDALDEIRRSVYREEKDLNKRKVFKGTRWLLLCNGKDIFDNQFKSRLDNALKLNEPLMKAYYLKESLKEIWTQVNKEQAIKELDAWIELAYQAKIPKLTTFANTLKAHKWGILAWYDYHISTGKLEGINNKIKTMKRQAYGYRDQRFFELKILAMHEKNYAFVG, from the coding sequence ATGAATACCAGCTTTCTGTACCACGCCTTTGGCGTTTGTGAGCAAGAATGCTCCCGCGTACGCTACGAAGATAAGAGTATTATCTTTGAAGTCCAAACCCGTTCCGAAAAACTTCGTTGTCCTTGTTGTAAGAGTCGGCACTTTATTCGCTCCGGTAGTACTATTCGTCGTTTTCGCGGAGTACCCATAGGACATAAACCTGTATTTTTAGAAATGAAAGTTCAGCGTTTAGAATGCAAAGATTGTCATTGCATTCGTCAGGAGAATATTCATTTTATTACAGGCAAGCGTTCTTATACGAATCGCCTGGCTCGCCTTGTAGTTGAACTCTCCCGTTTAGGTACTATAAAGGATGTTGCTCATTTCCTTCATCTTTCCTGGGATACGGTAAAGGATATCCAGAAACGTTATCTACAGCGACATTATGGATGCCCTGACCTGAGCGAACTTGAATATATTGGCATTGATGAGTTCGCAGTTGCAAAAGGTCATGTCTACAAAACAATCGTAGTAAACCTTCTTACAGGACAAGTTGTATATATAGGCGATGGAAAAGGTGCTGATTCTCTGGATGTTTTTTGGAAGAAACTAAAGAAATCTGATGCTGTCATCAAGGCCGTTGCTACAGATTTATCTCCAGCTTTTGTTTCAACTGTCATGACGAATATACCTGAAGCAACTCTGGTATTTGATCACTTTCATGTAGTCAAACTCATGAATGATGCTTTGGATGAAATACGTAGAAGTGTTTACAGAGAGGAAAAGGATCTGAATAAACGAAAAGTGTTTAAAGGAACTAGATGGTTATTACTATGCAATGGCAAAGACATCTTTGATAACCAATTCAAGTCCAGACTTGACAATGCCTTGAAGCTGAATGAGCCCTTGATGAAAGCATACTATCTGAAAGAAAGTTTGAAAGAAATATGGACACAAGTAAATAAAGAGCAGGCTATCAAAGAATTGGACGCTTGGATAGAACTGGCATATCAAGCCAAAATCCCCAAGCTTACAACATTTGCAAATACACTAAAAGCACATAAGTGGGGAATCTTAGCATGGTATGATTATCATATATCAACAGGAAAATTGGAAGGTATTAATAACAAAATCAAAACAATGAAAAGACAAGCATATGGATATAGAGATCAAAGGTTTTTTGAACTTAAAATTTTGGCAATGCATGAGAAGAACTACGCATTTGTCGGATGA